A genomic segment from Meleagris gallopavo isolate NT-WF06-2002-E0010 breed Aviagen turkey brand Nicholas breeding stock chromosome 25, Turkey_5.1, whole genome shotgun sequence encodes:
- the LOC100541482 gene encoding fatty acid-binding protein, heart: protein MVEAFVGTWKLVDTANFDEYMKALGVGFATRQMASLTKPTTIIEVDGDKVTVKTQSTFKNTEISFKLGEEFDETTADDRHVKSLVKLDGGKLVHVQKWDGKETSLVRELKDGKLILTLTMGSVVSTRTYERAS, encoded by the exons ATGGTGGAAGCGTTCGTGGGCACCTGGAAGCTGGTGGACACGGCTAATTTCGATGAGTACATGAAGGCGTTGG GGGTGGGCTTTGCCACCAGGCAGATGGCCAGCCTGACCAAACCCACCACCATCATCGAGGTGGATGGCGATAAGGTGACGGTGAAGACCCAGAGCACCTTCAAAAACACAGAGATCAGCTTCAAGCTGGGCGAGGAGTTCGATGAGACCACGGCCGACGACAGGCACGTCAag TCCTTGGTTAAGCTAGATGGAGGCAAGCTGGTCCATGTGCAGAAGTGGGATGGGAAGGAGACATCACTAGTGCGGGAGCTGAAGGATGGGAAGTTGATTCTG ACTCTCACCATGGGCAGCGTTGTCTCCACCCGCACCTACGAGAGGGCATCCTAG